In Aspergillus nidulans FGSC A4 chromosome II, the genomic stretch CAGTAGTTGAGACTCTATAAGTCATAAATCTCAATGGCAGGATATACTAATAGCACCCACTCCATCTGTCTCTGGACGAAGTGGTCTGCCCAACTTTAGCATGTATCCGGGTTGCCAATACGGCAAGCTGTGCGTACCGTCCTAGTAAATGCATATTCGCAAGAATTGGCACGGAAATCCGCTCGGGCAATCAGGATAAAAAGACAGACCCATTTGATTATCATATCAAGGGTGTAGCATCGAAGGTAATGTTCCTGGGTTGCCTTGGGAGAAGAACATTGGGCAACGATTATCCAAAGGGTGATCTTGTGCGAGCTATACGCAGGCAATGGCTCAGGTGGACGCTTTGTTCCGAGCGGGGACTTGGAGAGCATATAGACTTCAATGACCGCAATAAATAACCAATCTGTGCATGGTTTCAGGGTAGTATTGCGCACCCTCTATATCGAGATCGGCAATCGGTCTGACGCTTCCACATATCTGCTCAATAGGCAGGCAGTTAGAAACACTAAGCATCCTCATAGCACAACAATAATTGTCCTGTAAATACAGAAAACTCTCTATACGCGTCCATGAACGTGTCTACTGCCTCCTGTATCCCGTAAGATCGACACTAAAAACAGTATGGTAAATTCCTCCCTCCCATCTTGCTCAAGCATTATTATACCCCGTTGGCGTCGTTCCCATTATATTCTCCAGATCGATAGAGCTCTCGATACCTCGACCCCTCCCTCTTAAGCAGAATGCCCGGCTCATCGAATTCCACCAGCCTGCCCGCTTCAAGCACGGCGACTTCGTCGTAGTGGTGGATATACCGAAAGCGATGCAGGACGGAGAGGATCGTGTACGAGGCAAATTCGGTCTCGAGGATGGACTGCATTGTCGATTCGGTTGCATTATCGACGCTAGCCATGAACGCGTTCAGTCAGTGTGCGCCAATGAACGGGAATTGTAGATGGGTTGGTGCAAGGGGACAGACCTGCTCGTAGCCTCATCTAAGATCAACACCTTTCCTGGTCGAACCAGCGCCCTAGCAAGGCACAGTAACTGTCTTTGGCCGGCGGAGAAGACATTCGCGTTGATTTGCATATCTAGCCCTGAAAAACTGTCCCTGCCACTTTCTTGTTGAACAATAACATCCCACAGTCCTACTCTCTTCAACGCAGCCACAATACGTTTATCTGGGGCATTTCCCCACGGATCGATATTGAACCTCACACTGCCAGATACCAGGAACGGATTTTGGGTTATGATGTTCAGTCTCTTTCGGATTTCCTCGCGGCGGTAAGCCTTCAAATCTAATCCATCAATCATCATGGAGCCTTTCTGGATTTCCACCAGTCGCAGcagagcaaggaggagggtTGTTTCCCGCTGCTGGAAAACCCGACAATGGCAACTCTAGAGCCAGGCGACATGGATAGAGTTAAGTCTTTGAGGATGGGCGGTGACGATGGCCTGTTCAATATCAGTTTCGTTGTCTGCGTGGAATAGTCATCAGGGAGATGAGATTATTCAGGGCATCAAGCTCCGAATGAAACCTACAAATGACCAGCCATAACGCCCTCAAAGCGTATATCTCCCTTCTCCGGCCACGAGTACGGCAACTCTGCAAGCCGAGCTTGAGAgacatcatcctcttccggcTCAGCCGTCTTCACATAATTCTTTACGCGCTTCACTGCGCCAATACTTGTCTCCATTTCCGTCCAGAACCTTACCAGGTTCATAAGACTCGAGTTAAATGTCATAACCGTAACAAGTGCGACACCGACGTCGCCGGCCTGAAACTTGTCTCGCAAAAGCACAACTGTGGCAACCAGAATCACAGCCAAAACTGCAACAAGGAGATCGAGAACAAACCCGAGACACTTCTGGATGCAGTATTGAAAATACACCGGCCTCTGTGAAAGATTCAGCAGCTTAAGTGCACTTCTCTGGGACGAAGCATGCCATCTAAATGCGCGGATGGTCGCAGCACCGGAAACAAGTTCGGTGAAGTGCGTGTATAACGGCGCTTTTGCTTCGATGTCTAGCAGCCGCATTTGACGCGAGGTACGCAGGTACAGAGACTGCGTAAAATAGATCGTGATCAAGATGAAGGGGATCGTGACGGCGAGATACTTGGCGGAGACACACAGGATGAGGAGCTTTAGGACGCACGTGCATACCGCTTGACGAATGTTAGGAAAAGGGTTTTGCCATTATGTaaaagggaagagggaggtACCAGCAAGACAGCTGAGGGCATCTAGGGGCAGAGACATGTCGACCAGATCCAGGTCCTGGCTAAATCTGTTTGTTATGCTGCCAATATCGACTCGTTGGAAGAACTGGAGTGACGCCCTGTGTGTTTCACATATATCAGCTTTTTCTTACCATATACCCTCGTCCAGATGCAGCAGACACACCTTGCTGTATTATCCACGAGATCATTGTGTAGCTTAAGGGCTGACTGGGAAACGATGTTAACGAAAACAAGCCTGCAGTATGACGGGCACAGATCAGCATGGGCGGGTCTACCTGATACGAGCAGAAGGGACTCACCGACACCCCATGATCATAAGAATCATTCCAAATATGCCCAGAAGCACGTAAACACCGAGATACATGCCCGCCTGGGCATTTGGAATCTGGCATTTGCCTCTGTCCACCAGTCGAGCCAGATTGCTGTACGCCCGTTAGCACTGTTTCCTGCCGTATAGTGAAAAGTGTGACGAGTGGTTGGAGGGAGACTTGCTAGAAAACTCTCGACAAAACGACCAGGCTATAATCAGGTGAGAACACAACAGTCGTCCGACCTCCGGCCTTTACATATTATGTGTAGACGGAGAGATCGCCGTTACGGCGGGTGGGATCGCTGGGGGCCTCGTGGCCTAGGAGGTCGTCGTTCTCACTGGGAACAGCCTCGTTTGCGCGTTCTTCAGCAGTTCGGTCTTGCTCGACCGAAAAAGGAGTAGCCATCACTGTTTCACTAGACCTACTATCAATAGATGATGTCGGTTTCGGCAGCGAGGTCTGCAGTCCTTGGATATAGGTACTCTTAGCCATAAGGTCCTCCAGACTTCCTTTATCAACGAGTTGGCCACTTTCCAGGACAACGATCTCGTCAGCATAGCGAAGGAGGTACCCTATCGTCCTCACGTACAGTTAGCCATACCTACCAACTGAGGTCTAGAAATACCGCGGATAAttagaagaagaggaacaTGCCCGAATGCGTAGCAAGCACAACCGAGCTCCCAATCCTTCGTGAGAGCCCTGTTTTCCCAAAGAGATTCCGTGCAATAATCTCAGTCCCTTCTGCGTCAATACCACTGAAGACGTCGTCTAGAAGGATAATTTGGGCGCGGGAATAGAGAGCTCTAGAAAGGGCCTGTCCAGAATCAGCATACGCACTCTGAAAGACTGCTCTCAGGTCAAGGCTGGGTATAGGCGGGCATACaattctctgcttctggcctCCACTCAGTGTCATCCCATTATTCCCCACGGCTGTGGCATCGCCGCGCGGCAGCCTCGAGAGGTCCTTTTCGAGTCCGCAGGCTGATATGACTGTCCGATACCAGGTTTCATCGGGAAGGGATCTGCCCACAATATTCGCTTTGatgctctggctctgcagccatTGTGTCTGAGAACAGTATGCGACTGAGCCACGGTATACCCAATCTGCATGTCCAGACGTAACGAGGGTCTCGCCGAGAATGCTCTCTAGGAGAGTTGACTTGCCGCTCCCGATTGAACCGGTTATCATCGTGATTCCGTGGTTGATTGTCAGGCTGATCTCCCGCAAGACGGGGGCTACACTTTTTTCCCAGGTGACAGTGTATCTGTTGAATGTCACCAGCATTTTTTgctcctctccctcagctACAGCTGGCATATCCTGAAGTGCGGTTAAGGTATTCTTTTTCTCCAAGGAATCCTTGAGGTCCTGCTCGGgaatatcttggccatgcACGGGTACACTGCAATACTCCTGGATCCTCTCGAAGCACCCCAAGCATTGGATGACAGCAGGCACCGCCTGGATAAACGTCAGCACCGGGTTCGTAACGCGAGATCAGCGATAGTGATGTGAACGCCTGCGCAGCCAAAATCGAGTTATCGTTGCGGACGAGCGCGATGATCACATAGATGGCGAAGGTCGTCATGGGGGCGAGGTCAGAAGGGGAATTTGCTGCAGGTAGACTCAGTATTAGCTTATAGAGAACTCTCCATCTCACTGGGACGGTGAGAACGAGTAGCAAGATAGGGCCGGCGTACAGAGAGTGATGGTTCCGATAAGCAATTTGCGGAAAACAGCAGAGGTCGCGATCTCAGCGTGCCGTAGCCCCTGCACAATGCTGAAGATCTTCTCTGATAGCCCTAACATCTTGACGGCTTTAATGTTCTCAAGCG encodes the following:
- a CDS encoding uncharacterized protein (transcript_id=CADANIAT00004185), whose product is MSASETTPLLPPSPTLSPSFSSIDKEKNNRFVFYVCLITLFIINGGGSMSVPPTTSILQDLLCERHYAQRGLTRPGTDELDCKIEPVQSSLSMLRGVVGLLALLPGLLLGVPYAALAENWGIKRVLLLSVTGIILCDVWFSLICWFGRNLPLQLIYLTPLGYLVGGGPSVGGSLLPTRFFLMEAAAYSGAVLGYTASSAIMNTHLWASVVLGPCLVFSTFFLVLLFPNDCPIGAKARPDAGPDPAPAPEAKSMLHTMRTAMVLFKGQIGLVIILLGYALRCLGDGVMALLIIYASQVFDWSFSQSGYLLSLQNATHLVVLLILPVVDRLLAQYLGRARQTEHEFIEPATGLAKHFSLARGSALLSAIGSAGMALFRSPFLFVISVILYGFGSGYNQSIRSIMTLSTPEEHRAITYSVLGIMEAAGNLVGAPFWPFIYQIGLKGDGYWVGLPFVVTAGLMAAVWVMLRIPNLSPRGPIPALIAIHIASFGMRLVVSSDRRSWLRSLYGLFMLQASLISLTALFIPQIVFLSERELRSPTLRNAVSLPADILELLATAAALVLSYIHHCRSLRPSTLLILFLSARSPLGIARVRTLWLIPGANRAAILFTAGFVATLLCAILESTEKTSNILPARKIGKAIPATPESFSGLWKCASFAWLSGTFRRGYVHVLSVDDLPQLDPALDSEVVRERLEYIWATTGFAFCQPFLINATVSWVGRPDAPADSGKALIGAFALVYVGQAVCTALYGYQNIRFIIRLRGGLISLIHKQTVHPRAVDLGGSTAITLMGTDVERIVSGFRLLHELWPSLTEIGIAVYLLERQVGVACLAPAVIVAVFILATFKLSTLTNKFQRLWIEKVEDRLGLTSYTLENIKAVKMLGLSEKIFSIVQGLRHAEIATSAVFRKLLIGTITLSNSPSDLAPMTTFAIYVIIALVRNDNSILAAQAFTSLSLISRYEPGADDMPAVAEGEEQKMLVTFNRYTVTWEKSVAPVLREISLTINHGITMITGSIGSGKSTLLESILGETLVTSGHADWVYRGSVAYCSQTQWLQSQSIKANIVGRSLPDETWYRTVISACGLEKDLSRLPRGDATAVGNNGMTLSGGQKQRIVCPPIPSLDLRAVFQSAYADSGQALSRALYSRAQIILLDDVFSGYLLRYADEIVVLESGQLVDKGSLEDLMAKSTYIQGLQTSLPKPTSSIDSRSSETVMATPFSVEQDRTAEERANEAVPSENDDLLGHEAPSDPTRLLTGVQQSGSTGGQRQMPDSKCPGGHVSRCLRASGHIWNDSYDHGVSSALKLHNDLVDNTARASLQFFQRVDIGSITNRFSQDLDLVDMSLPLDALSCLAAVCTCVLKLLILCVSAKYLAVTIPFILITIYFTQSLYLRTSRQMRLLDIEAKAPLYTHFTELVSGAATIRAFRWHASSQRSALKLLNLSQRPVYFQYCIQKCLGFVLDLLVAVLAVILVATVVLLRDKFQAGDVGVALVTVMTFNSSLMNLVRFWTEMETSIGAVKRVKNYVKTAEPEEDDVSQARLAELPYSWPEKGDIRFEGVMAGHLPSSPPILKDLTLSMSPGSRVAIKGSMMIDGLDLKAYRREEIRKRLNIITQNPFLVSGSVRFNIDPWGNAPDKRIVAALKRVGLWDVIVQQESGRDSFSGLDMQINANVFSAGQRQLLCLARALVRPGKVLILDEATSSVDNATESTMQSILETEFASYTILSVLHRFRYIHHYDEVAVLEAGRLVEFDEPGILLKREGSRYRELYRSGEYNGNDANGV